A genome region from Camelus ferus isolate YT-003-E chromosome 25, BCGSAC_Cfer_1.0, whole genome shotgun sequence includes the following:
- the DSCC1 gene encoding sister chromatid cohesion protein DCC1 isoform X1 yields the protein MLAKCLSQGPPLAEDETILMARKCGVQTTRGAWFFCTKPAAPGAAGTPPRPRPAMRRTREEVDATLQIAKLNAAELLPTVHCLGFGPGASAAAGDFCLLELEPALCEQLEAGHSLVIRGDKDEQAVLCSRDKTYDLKIADTSNMLLFIPGCKTPDQLQMEETHCNIIHTEIFGFSNNYWEVRRCRPKLKKLKKLLMENTYEGPDSQKEKDSSHPKYTTEDLLDRIQASEEEIIAQLQVLNACEIGGYWRILEFDYEMKLLNHVTQLVDSESWPFSKVPLSICLQELGPLEPEEMIEHCLKCYGKKYIEDGEVYFELSADKICRATAQMLLQNAVKFNLTEFQEVWQQSVPEGMITRLDQLKGLALVDRHSRPEIIFLLKVDDLPEDNQERFNSLFSLREKWTEGDIAPYIQDLCGEKQTIGALLTKYSRSSVQNGVKVYNSRRPIS from the exons ATGCTTGCAAAGTGCTTATCACAGGGCCCACCACTGGCAGAAGATGAGACTATTTTGATGGCAAGGAAATGCGG GGTCCAGACAACTCGGGGGGCTTGGTTCTTCTGCACTAAACCTGCGGCCCCCGGCGCGGCGGGAACCCCGCCCCGACCCCGACCAGCGATGAGGAGGACCCGCGAGGAGGTGGACGCGACGCTCCAGATCGCCAAGCTGAACGCGGCCGAGCTGCTGCCCACCGTGCACTGCCTGGGCTTCGGCCCCGGGGCCAGCGCGGCCGCCGGCGACTTCTGCCTGCTGGAGCTGGAGCCCGCGCTGTGCGAGCAGCTGGAGGCGGGACACAG TCTTGTGATTCGTGGTGATAAAGATGAGCAggctgtgctgtgcagtagagaCAAAACCTATGACTTGAAAATTGCAGACACTTCCAATATGTTGCTTTTTATTCCTGGTTGTAAAACTCCAGACCAGCTGCAGATGGAAGAAACGCACTGTAACATTATTCACACTGAG ATCTTTGGTTTTTCTAATAATTACTGGGAAGTGAGAAGATGTAGACCTAAATTAAAGAAGCTCAAGAAACTTTTGATGGAAAACACCTATGAAGGACCTGATAGtcaaaaagaaaaggattccAGTCACCCAAAA tataCAACTGAAGATCTGCTTGATCGAATTCAGGCAAGTGAGGAAGAAATAATTGCCCAATTACAAGTTCTAAATGCCTGTGAAATTGGAG GTTATTGGAGGATTCTTGAATTTGATTACGAGATGAAACTTCTGAATCACGTCACTCAGCTTGTGGATTCTGAATCCTGGCCTTTTAGTAAAGTGCCTTTGAGTATATGCCTTCAGGAGCTTGGACCACTGGAGCCAGA ggAAATGATCGAACACTGTCTTAAATGTTATGGAAAGAAATACATAGAGGACG GTGAAGTTTATTTTGAATTGAGTGCAGATAAAATTTGCAGAGCCACAGCACAAATGCTACTTCAGAATGCGGTGAAATTCAACCTTACCGAATTTCAAGAAGTGTGGCAACAGAGTGTTCCTGAAGGAATGATAACTAGGCTTGATCAGCTTAAG GGTTTAGCCTTGGTGGACAGACACTCAAGACCGGAAATTATATTTTTGCTGAAAGTAGATGATTTACCTGAGGATAATCAGGAACGTTTTAATAGTCTGTTCTCTCTAAGGGAGAAGTGGACAGAAGGAGATATTGCTCCATATATTCA AGATTTGTGTGGAGAGAAGCAAACCATTGGTGCATTACTCACTAAATATTCCCGATCTTCAGTGCAAAATGGTGTTAAAGTTTATAACTCAAGGAGACCAATTTCTTAA
- the DSCC1 gene encoding sister chromatid cohesion protein DCC1 isoform X2: MRRTREEVDATLQIAKLNAAELLPTVHCLGFGPGASAAAGDFCLLELEPALCEQLEAGHSLVIRGDKDEQAVLCSRDKTYDLKIADTSNMLLFIPGCKTPDQLQMEETHCNIIHTEIFGFSNNYWEVRRCRPKLKKLKKLLMENTYEGPDSQKEKDSSHPKYTTEDLLDRIQASEEEIIAQLQVLNACEIGGYWRILEFDYEMKLLNHVTQLVDSESWPFSKVPLSICLQELGPLEPEEMIEHCLKCYGKKYIEDGEVYFELSADKICRATAQMLLQNAVKFNLTEFQEVWQQSVPEGMITRLDQLKGLALVDRHSRPEIIFLLKVDDLPEDNQERFNSLFSLREKWTEGDIAPYIQDLCGEKQTIGALLTKYSRSSVQNGVKVYNSRRPIS; the protein is encoded by the exons ATGAGGAGGACCCGCGAGGAGGTGGACGCGACGCTCCAGATCGCCAAGCTGAACGCGGCCGAGCTGCTGCCCACCGTGCACTGCCTGGGCTTCGGCCCCGGGGCCAGCGCGGCCGCCGGCGACTTCTGCCTGCTGGAGCTGGAGCCCGCGCTGTGCGAGCAGCTGGAGGCGGGACACAG TCTTGTGATTCGTGGTGATAAAGATGAGCAggctgtgctgtgcagtagagaCAAAACCTATGACTTGAAAATTGCAGACACTTCCAATATGTTGCTTTTTATTCCTGGTTGTAAAACTCCAGACCAGCTGCAGATGGAAGAAACGCACTGTAACATTATTCACACTGAG ATCTTTGGTTTTTCTAATAATTACTGGGAAGTGAGAAGATGTAGACCTAAATTAAAGAAGCTCAAGAAACTTTTGATGGAAAACACCTATGAAGGACCTGATAGtcaaaaagaaaaggattccAGTCACCCAAAA tataCAACTGAAGATCTGCTTGATCGAATTCAGGCAAGTGAGGAAGAAATAATTGCCCAATTACAAGTTCTAAATGCCTGTGAAATTGGAG GTTATTGGAGGATTCTTGAATTTGATTACGAGATGAAACTTCTGAATCACGTCACTCAGCTTGTGGATTCTGAATCCTGGCCTTTTAGTAAAGTGCCTTTGAGTATATGCCTTCAGGAGCTTGGACCACTGGAGCCAGA ggAAATGATCGAACACTGTCTTAAATGTTATGGAAAGAAATACATAGAGGACG GTGAAGTTTATTTTGAATTGAGTGCAGATAAAATTTGCAGAGCCACAGCACAAATGCTACTTCAGAATGCGGTGAAATTCAACCTTACCGAATTTCAAGAAGTGTGGCAACAGAGTGTTCCTGAAGGAATGATAACTAGGCTTGATCAGCTTAAG GGTTTAGCCTTGGTGGACAGACACTCAAGACCGGAAATTATATTTTTGCTGAAAGTAGATGATTTACCTGAGGATAATCAGGAACGTTTTAATAGTCTGTTCTCTCTAAGGGAGAAGTGGACAGAAGGAGATATTGCTCCATATATTCA AGATTTGTGTGGAGAGAAGCAAACCATTGGTGCATTACTCACTAAATATTCCCGATCTTCAGTGCAAAATGGTGTTAAAGTTTATAACTCAAGGAGACCAATTTCTTAA